The following are encoded in a window of Alternaria dauci strain A2016 chromosome 5, whole genome shotgun sequence genomic DNA:
- a CDS encoding mitochondrial 37S ribosomal protein uS4m translates to MPRKKPRFHSLKKLNVRQNWSRWSLYALSQLKAPNVTTRTYFQQKWTAKASTRAYHGEHIREKKWKHMFKRNLPAVVAMDHRYLARHDGSEQAAGRGMGADSPEKARTPPMTPYMQMAYYPLERRLDTAIFRALFASSVRQARQFVVHGLVKVNGKKMVYPGYALNPGDMFQVEPSSVMFATGAPKERSSTARRIAKEKAAARAEAREQSGGQTPKQPKNDDMVISSSTREEPTPTELKKQLQDLMEQVDGVLAEDVKAKDKQKFRAFRQSVKKAISLWRTANPETVSTLDTQFDFLKHQIAERSAALTQSSPKDASAAEPLISDEDQARLRSAFEKLRLETEHTSAWNRRNAQAPYATPWRPRDYMSAFAFIPRYLEVNQNICAAVYLRHPVARQGLAEVPTPFHIETGQLAFNWYLRNR, encoded by the exons ATGCCGAGGAAGAAGCCGAGGTTCCATTCGCTAAAGAAGCTG AATGTCCGCCAGAACTGGTCACGATGGTCATTATATGCTCTATCGCAACTTAAGGCCCCAAACGTCACCACCCGAACATATTTCCAGCAGAAATGGACGGCCAAGGCATCGACACGAGCCTACCATGGCGAACACATACGGGAGAAGAAGTGGAAGCACATGTTCAAGCGGAACCTGCCAGCGGTAGTGGCCATGGACCATAGATATCTCGCCCGACACGATGGTTCAGAGCAGGCAGCTGGACGAGGAATGGGCGCAGATTCACCGGAAAAGGCGCGGACACCACCGATGACACCGTACATGCAAATGGCATACTACCCACTCGAGAGGCGATTGGACACAGCCATCTTCCGGGCGCTATTCGCAAGCAGTGTCCGACAGGCCAGGCAGTTTGTTGTCCACGGCTTGGTCAAGGTCAACGGCAAGAAG ATGGTCTACCCCGGTTACGCACTCAACCCAGGCGACATGTTCCAGGTCGAGCCCTCCTCTGTCATGTTCGCAACCGGCGCCCCGAAAGAACGCTCATCGACGGCGCGTCGTATCGCTAAGGAAAAGGCCGCCGCCCGCGCCGAAGCCCGCGAGCAAAGTGGTGGACAGACGCCCAAGCAACCGAAAAATGACGACATGGTCATATCCTCGTCCACACGCGAAGAACCCACACCCACTGAGCTGAAGAAGCAACTCCAGGACTTGATGGAGCAAGTCGACGGCGTCCTAGCCGAAGACGTCAAAGCAAAAGATAAGCAAAAGTTTCGCGCTTTCCGCCAGAGCGTCAAGAAAGCAATAAGTCTATGGCGCACCGCAAACCCAGAGACCGTCTCCACGCTCGACACGCAATTCGACTTCCTCAAGCACCAAATCGCCGAGCGCTCCGCTGCCCTCACACAATCCTCTCCCAAAGACGCGTCTGCCGCCGAACCCCTCATCTCAGACGAAGACCAAGCGCGTCTCCGCTCCGCCTTTGAGAAACTCAGACTAGAAACTGAACACACATCGGCATGGAACAGGCGCAACGCTCAGGCGCCGTACGCGACGCCATGGCGGCCGAGGGACTACATGAGCGCATTTGCCTTTATCCCCCGCTATCTCGAAGTCAACCAAAACATCTGCGCTGCTGTGTATCTGAGGCATCCCGTCGCCAGACAGGGTTTGGCCGAGGTGCCCACGCCCTTCCACATTGAGACGGGTCAGTTGGCGTTCAACTGGTACCTGCGCAACCGGTAA